A window of Mucilaginibacter robiniae genomic DNA:
GCCCGATGGGGAAGATTTAAATCGTGATAACTCTATGAGCCAGGCCGATGAGTACTTTCAGTACAAAGTGTCTGTCCGTCCGCAAGATTTGGTGGTAGGTCAAAACTATGTGACCGATAAAGTAACTTCTACCGTAAAACTGTCTGATGGTACATCACAAACCGTAAACTGGTATCAGTTCCGGGTGCCTATTGTTGATTATACTTCGAAAACCGGCAACATTGAAGATTTTAAATCGATACGTTACATCCGTACGTTCATGACCAACTTTGCCGATACAGCAGTGTTACGTATGGCAACCCTGCAATTGGTACGTGGCGAGTGGCGTAGTTATAATGCTGAAAACAGCACCGTAAAGGTAATTGCCGATCCATCTATTACCAATCCGCCGCTGGATAATTCCACACTGGATGTGCAAGCCGTAAACGTAGAGGCCAATGGTAACCGTTCGCCTATCCCGTACGTATTGCCTCCAGGCATTGAGCGCCAGCGCGACTATAATAACCTGCGTACCGATACCCGTCTGAATGAGCAATCACTGGAGTTGAAGGTAACCAACTTGCGTAATGGTTACTCGCGGGCCGCTTACCGTACTTTTTATAACGATTTGCGTACTTATAAACATATCAATATGTTTATCCACGCTGAAGGCGATCAGTTAAGTGATAACAATGTAAGTGCCTTCGTGCGTTTAGGCGTTGATTATCAGGATAACTATTACGAGTATGAAATACCCCTGAAAGTTACCCGACCAGGTACTACATCAGCCGAAGGGATATGGCCTTCTGCCAATGAGCTGGATTTGGAATTAGCCTTGCTTACCCAGGCCAAAGTAAGCCGTAACAATGCCAAGCTGAACGGCCAGCCCTGGCCGTTAACGGTGCCTTATACCATTAGTAATGGCAGCAACAAAATAACTATTAAAGGTACGCCCGATTTAAGCCGATTGCGGGCTATTATGCTGGGGGTACGTAACCCGTACCAAGCCAATAACGGTGTTGATCGCACAGCCACGGTTTGGTTTGATGAATTGCGACTGACGGATTTTGACCAGCGTGGCGGCTGGGCTGCTACCGGCCGTTTCAATGCTAAACTGGCCGATTTTGCTGATGTTACTGTAGCTGGTAGTAAAACTACTATTGGTTTCGGCTCTATCGACCAGAGTGTAAGTGAGCGTAGCCGTAGTGACAATCAAACTTATGATATAGCAGCCAGTGCCGAATTGGGCAAATTCTTTCCGGAAAAAAGCGGCATACACATCCCGATGTATGTAAACGTATCACAGCAGGTAGCCATGCCGCAGTATGACCCGGCCAATCCGGATATTGAACTAAAAGAAACCCTGAAAGCCGCTACCAGCAGCAAGCAACGTGATTCTATCAAACAGGTATCTGAGGATTATACCCGTCGCAAAAGCATCAATTTTACCAATGTGCACAAAGCTCGGGTAAACCCGGGGCAGCCTGCACACTTGTGGGATGTAGAGAACCTAACCGGTACCTACGCTTATACCGAGTATGAGCACCATGACTATATCACCCAAAATGATTATCAGAAAACTTACAGGCTGGCATTGGCTTACAACTATGTCAATCAGCCTAGATATTATAGCCCGCTCGATAAGGTAATTAAAAGTAATATGCTGGCGTTACTTCGGGATGTTAACTTTAGCTTGTTACCATCCAGGCTGAATTTCCAGATTAGCTTCGATCGTTTCTACTCTGAAAATACCCTGCGTGATAACGACCCGAATAACTTTATCCCGGTACCGACTACCACCTTCAACAAAAACTTCAACATTACCCGCGTATATGGTATTGGCTGGAACCTGACCAAATCGTTACAGATGGATATTGATGCCACCAACCTGGCAGTGGTTGATGAACCGGCTGGCCGTGTGAACGGTTTAAAGCGCGATACCTTGTGGGAAAACCTGAAAAAGTTAGGGCGTACTACCAATTATAACCATACGCTGAACTTTAACTACAATGTGCCATTCAGTAAAATTCCGGGCCTGAACTGGATTACTGCTGTGGCACGGTATAGCACCAACTTTAACTGGCAAACTCAGCCCACTTTTGCCCTGAACGATCCAACCTACAACGTAGGTAACACCATTCAGAACTCACGTTCTATACAGTTGAACCCTACCATGAACTTAACTACGCTGTACAATAAGTTCAATTTTATTAAAAAGTACAACGGTTCTGACAGAAATTCATCAGGTGGGCCAGCTGGTTTTGTAGTGGGCTTACTAACCAGTATTAAAAATGTAAGCGGTACTTATACGCGCAGTGAAGGTACTTACCTGCCGGGCTATCTGCCGCAAAGCGGTTTGGGTGGGCAAGACTTGAATTACAATGCCCCTGGTATTGGTTTCTTGTTGGGTAGCCAGGCTGATATACGTTATAAAGCAGCTCGCAATGGCTGGTTAAGTACTGATACCCTGCAAAACCAATTGTATAGCACTACCTTGAATGAAGATTTACGTTTGCGTAGTGTAATTGAGCCGATACGTGATTTACGTATTGAACTAACCGCCTTACGTACGCAAAATCGTAATTATCAAACTAACTTTAAGTATGATCCTAACACCGGTGCATTCCAAAGTTTAAGTCCGGTTACATCGGGTACTTACAGTGTTTCATACCTGTCACTAGCCACCGCTTTTGATAAACCGAAGGGGATTGACAATAGCTCTAAAGCTTTCCAAACCATGCTGGCTGATCGTAGCATTATCTCGCAACGTTTAGGGCAGCAGAACTCGAATTCAACTGGTACCACAGGCGGGTATAGTGATGGCTACAGTGCTAACCAGCAGGATGTATTGGTAAATTCGTTCCTGGCTGCTTATGCGGGTAAAAATCCTAACAAGTCCAGCCTGAACAGTTTCCCGCAAATTCCCATTCCTAACTGGCAAATTACCTATAACGGATTAAGCCGCTGGCCACTTATCAGTGATTTGTTTGATGCTTTGGATTTACGCCATGGTTACCGCTCAACTTATACGGTAAGCAGCTATAGTTCATTAATCCGTTACCAGGAAACCAATGGTGCGGTGAGTGTGCGCGATGCTAATAGCGATTTCTTGCCTTTTTACCAGTTTATGCAGGTAACCTTGTTTGAGCAGTTTGTGCCTTTATTGGGTATGGATATTCGTTTCAAAAACAGCATGACCGTAAGTGCCGAGTACCGCAAGAGCCGCACTTTAAGCCTAAGCTTGCTGAACAGTCAGCTGGCACAGCAAACCGAAAATATTGCGGTATTTGGCTTTGGCTATCATACCCGTAATCTGGCTTTTCCGTTTGGTTTGTTTAGAGGACGCAAGTTGAATAACGACATCAACTTCAAGCTGGATTTTGCCTTACGGGATAACAAGATATTGATTTACCGTGCGGATGTATCAGCAGCCGAGGTGTCATCAGGTGCGCAAAATATTACGGTTCGCCCGTCTATTGATTACGTCATCAATCAGCGGTTTAATTTTAATATCTTCTATGATTCCAACATTACCCGGCCTTATACTTCGCAAACCTTCAATACAGCTTATACCAACTTTGGTATCAATTTGAAGCTGTTACTGCAGTAATTAGGCAGCTTTCATCAATATTGTTATCGGCCTTGTTTGATTCTAAACAGGGCCGATAGCGTTTTGTACCCGTATTGGCTTAAGGTAGCTTATTGTTCCGATTGCTGTATCTTTGCTGCCAATTCTGAAAAATCATGTTGTGGTATCCTTATACACAGATGAAGCACGTTAACGAGCTTCCCAAAATGGTCTCCGGTGAAGGAGCAATTATGCACCTGGAAGATGGCCGTTCGCTCATTGATGGTATTTCTTCCTGGTGGTCTGTTATACATGGCTATAATCATCCGGCATTAAATGCTGCGCTGGCCGAACAGGCCGGTAAGTTTGCGCACGTTATGCTCGGCGGCATGACGCATAGTCCGGCGCTGGATCTGGCCGCTGCACTGGTCAGGATTACACCTGCCGGATTAAACCATGTGTTCTTTTCCGATAGTGGTTCTATCGGGGTAGAAGTGGGTTTGAAGATGGCTATACAGTACTGGAAAAACATAGGCCATCAGGGTAAGACACGTATCGTTTCTTTGAAAAATGGTTATCATGGTGATACTTTTAAAGCAATGGAGGTGAGCGATGATTCGGACTTTACCCGTTCCTACTCTGATGTACTGCACCGCGGGTTTGTGGTCGAAATACCTGCCGGCGGGTTTGATGCTGCTTTAGATACCATTCAGCCCGCTATTAACCAGCTAGAAGATTTGCTGAAACAACATCATGATCAAATTGCTGCCTTTATTGTAGAACCTATTGTTCAATGTGCTGGCGGTTTTCACATTTACTCGCCACTTTACCTGCAGGCTGCCCGTGAGCTTTGTACT
This region includes:
- the sov gene encoding T9SS outer membrane translocon Sov/SprA; its protein translation is MIKIFTAQVVMWLLVCSVFCGTQALFAQNKPTLGRKDSLTISTPYRNQQSRNFQLRQGILTPDPPNLVRTIQYDAASNRYILIEKVGNLLYRPPVYLTFGEYLQLVEHQNSREYFKQLADNYAYQSQQPGFIPQIQVRSQTFEQIFGSSTIDIRPQGSAQLVFAGQVNSNQNPLFNTKQRKQFNFNFDQRIQMNLTGMIGDKLRVATNYNTDAQFQFENQVKLDYTGHPDEIIQKIEAGTVSMPLNTTLIKGSQALFGLKTKLKFGKMDVTSIFSQQRSQSKTITITNGSQQGNFNLSPTDYEANRHYFLAQYFRDNYNKALANIPIINSNVTITRVEVWTTNRTNTTTDSRDIIGLLDLGENKPYNTALIQGGSGFSGLPAGFQGPGYTQQSNSLLRNLPATARLTNSNDLATYFQSSGATDNYVKLPYARKLTSKEFTLHPQLGYISLNYPLNNDEVLAVAYRYTYNGVEYQVGEFSDDLPVDATTPKSLYVKLLKNETLKTRLPTWDLMMKNIYSLGAYQVSPVNFRMYITRLDDKSSIEMASMNEGARTKGKLWLQLTGLDNLNQQSDKQPDGYFDFLEGITIDSQNGRIMFPVIEPFGSDLAKQFTSGEQDLVNRYVYQPLYDSTRTIAQQYFPQLNRYIIKGTYSSQSGSEFQLNAVNIPQGSVAVVAGSLKLTEGSDYTIDYNIGRIRILNQALLSSGQPITVNIENNELFGVQQKTLYGSRFDYHASPKLQLGGTVMHLTEQPLTQKEIIGEESVSNTIVGLDANYSSNSRLLTRLVDRLPFINTKAPSTITFSGEVAKLLPGSPSALNFAGSKKGTSYLDDFESSQSVIDLKSALNWQISGTPQLFPEYTATDLSYGYNRARLAFYNIDPLFYTSTSDVSINRTDLSNHYVRQVLETEVFPYRQSVTGQPLILPTLDLAFYPNVRGQYNYATNNINSDGTLQNPTTRWGGMFRKLETNDFESLNVQYIEFWMMDPFIYKPNSKGGDLYFNLGSVSEDILKDGRKSIENGLPVDGDLTKVDETIWGRVPKLQPVINAFDSNPDSRRLQDVGLDGLNDADEVKKFGDFVQQLKSKLSTNAANAIAADPSSDNYQYYRGPTLDQNRTGILQRYSRYNGTEGNSKTTEQSQSELGLSTSASTSLPDGEDLNRDNSMSQADEYFQYKVSVRPQDLVVGQNYVTDKVTSTVKLSDGTSQTVNWYQFRVPIVDYTSKTGNIEDFKSIRYIRTFMTNFADTAVLRMATLQLVRGEWRSYNAENSTVKVIADPSITNPPLDNSTLDVQAVNVEANGNRSPIPYVLPPGIERQRDYNNLRTDTRLNEQSLELKVTNLRNGYSRAAYRTFYNDLRTYKHINMFIHAEGDQLSDNNVSAFVRLGVDYQDNYYEYEIPLKVTRPGTTSAEGIWPSANELDLELALLTQAKVSRNNAKLNGQPWPLTVPYTISNGSNKITIKGTPDLSRLRAIMLGVRNPYQANNGVDRTATVWFDELRLTDFDQRGGWAATGRFNAKLADFADVTVAGSKTTIGFGSIDQSVSERSRSDNQTYDIAASAELGKFFPEKSGIHIPMYVNVSQQVAMPQYDPANPDIELKETLKAATSSKQRDSIKQVSEDYTRRKSINFTNVHKARVNPGQPAHLWDVENLTGTYAYTEYEHHDYITQNDYQKTYRLALAYNYVNQPRYYSPLDKVIKSNMLALLRDVNFSLLPSRLNFQISFDRFYSENTLRDNDPNNFIPVPTTTFNKNFNITRVYGIGWNLTKSLQMDIDATNLAVVDEPAGRVNGLKRDTLWENLKKLGRTTNYNHTLNFNYNVPFSKIPGLNWITAVARYSTNFNWQTQPTFALNDPTYNVGNTIQNSRSIQLNPTMNLTTLYNKFNFIKKYNGSDRNSSGGPAGFVVGLLTSIKNVSGTYTRSEGTYLPGYLPQSGLGGQDLNYNAPGIGFLLGSQADIRYKAARNGWLSTDTLQNQLYSTTLNEDLRLRSVIEPIRDLRIELTALRTQNRNYQTNFKYDPNTGAFQSLSPVTSGTYSVSYLSLATAFDKPKGIDNSSKAFQTMLADRSIISQRLGQQNSNSTGTTGGYSDGYSANQQDVLVNSFLAAYAGKNPNKSSLNSFPQIPIPNWQITYNGLSRWPLISDLFDALDLRHGYRSTYTVSSYSSLIRYQETNGAVSVRDANSDFLPFYQFMQVTLFEQFVPLLGMDIRFKNSMTVSAEYRKSRTLSLSLLNSQLAQQTENIAVFGFGYHTRNLAFPFGLFRGRKLNNDINFKLDFALRDNKILIYRADVSAAEVSSGAQNITVRPSIDYVINQRFNFNIFYDSNITRPYTSQTFNTAYTNFGINLKLLLQ
- the bioA gene encoding adenosylmethionine--8-amino-7-oxononanoate transaminase; translated protein: MLWYPYTQMKHVNELPKMVSGEGAIMHLEDGRSLIDGISSWWSVIHGYNHPALNAALAEQAGKFAHVMLGGMTHSPALDLAAALVRITPAGLNHVFFSDSGSIGVEVGLKMAIQYWKNIGHQGKTRIVSLKNGYHGDTFKAMEVSDDSDFTRSYSDVLHRGFVVEIPAGGFDAALDTIQPAINQLEDLLKQHHDQIAAFIVEPIVQCAGGFHIYSPLYLQAARELCTKYNVLLVFDEVATGFGRTGKLFAAEYAAVTPDIMIVGKALTAGYMGHAATLAIAAIYDSFLGENYEKALMHGPTFMANPLACAVALRGIQLIEEEHYLEKIARINTIIREKFSTLTSASIIDKRVIGAIGALELEDASLLTGFKTFAMDHGVWLRPIGNILYLMPPYIISEQELLTIIDVMRKWLER